A window from Pyrococcus yayanosii CH1 encodes these proteins:
- a CDS encoding transcriptional regulator, whose amino-acid sequence MMTRRERIIELLLERDYSVSELARILEIKGKGARKAIIEELKAISRIAKRERMTLLVRPAQCRKCGFLFKPEINVPSRCPRCKSEWIEEPRFKLERR is encoded by the coding sequence ATAATGACGAGAAGGGAAAGGATAATCGAGCTACTGCTCGAGAGGGACTACAGCGTAAGTGAGCTGGCTAGGATTCTTGAGATAAAGGGCAAGGGTGCTCGGAAGGCCATCATAGAGGAGCTGAAGGCTATATCGAGGATAGCTAAGAGGGAAAGAATGACCCTCCTTGTAAGGCCAGCCCAGTGCAGAAAGTGTGGCTTCTTATTCAAGCCCGAAATAAACGTACCGTCTCGCTGTCCCCGGTGCAAGTCGGAGTGGATAGAGGAGCCAAGGTTCAAGCTTGAGCGAAGGTAA
- a CDS encoding substrate-binding domain-containing protein, translating into MIAVNKGANTLVLLVLLLAGLSYGCIGSTNGTQTATEKPKVLTISTTTSLYDTGILENVIAPIFKEKYNIELRFIPKGTGGAILDAKSGASDAILVHALPKEQAFMEEGYGVNRKVFAYNFFVIVGPKDDPAGIRGLSVSEALKKIVEYGRAHPDKIVWVSRDDGSGTNTKEIALWKNAGFDFNELKNESWFGTTGSGMGNTLLYTSERKAYTISDIGTYLKYQKEGKINLDVLVDKGEELINVYAIIIINPKKIPGKDFEGAMLLAQWLTSDEGQKAIAEYGKDEFGRPLFYPAVPVLKNQQGDVFKWIIKYGFMKDGDKYTECPEKFRYQPKYDFFEFPASVVEG; encoded by the coding sequence GTGATCGCTGTGAATAAGGGGGCAAACACACTTGTTTTGCTTGTCCTGCTCCTAGCCGGGCTTTCCTACGGATGCATAGGGAGCACCAACGGGACTCAAACTGCGACGGAGAAGCCCAAAGTGCTGACAATCTCAACCACCACCAGCCTCTACGATACCGGAATCCTTGAGAATGTGATTGCACCAATTTTCAAGGAGAAGTACAACATAGAGCTCCGCTTCATCCCCAAGGGAACCGGTGGGGCTATTCTCGATGCTAAAAGCGGTGCCAGCGATGCCATACTCGTGCATGCACTTCCAAAGGAACAGGCATTCATGGAGGAGGGCTACGGCGTGAACAGAAAGGTCTTCGCGTACAACTTCTTCGTGATAGTTGGCCCGAAGGACGACCCCGCTGGAATTAGAGGTTTAAGCGTTTCCGAGGCGCTCAAGAAGATCGTCGAGTACGGTAGGGCCCATCCCGACAAAATCGTCTGGGTCTCAAGAGACGACGGCTCGGGAACAAACACGAAGGAGATAGCCCTGTGGAAGAACGCTGGATTCGATTTCAATGAGCTGAAGAACGAGAGCTGGTTTGGAACGACGGGCTCAGGAATGGGCAACACGCTCCTCTACACGAGCGAGAGGAAGGCATACACCATCTCGGACATAGGAACCTACCTCAAGTACCAGAAGGAAGGCAAGATAAACCTGGATGTCCTCGTTGACAAGGGGGAGGAGCTCATAAACGTCTACGCCATAATCATTATAAACCCGAAGAAGATACCTGGCAAGGACTTTGAGGGAGCGATGCTTTTAGCTCAGTGGCTCACCAGCGATGAGGGTCAGAAGGCCATAGCCGAGTACGGGAAGGACGAGTTTGGAAGGCCCCTGTTCTATCCGGCCGTTCCGGTTCTCAAGAACCAGCAGGGAGACGTCTTCAAGTGGATTATCAAGTACGGCTTCATGAAGGACGGGGATAAATACACCGAATGCCCCGAGAAGTTCAGGTATCAGCCCAAATACGACTTCTTCGAGTTTCCAGCGTCTGTGGTTGAAGGCTAA
- a CDS encoding HIT family protein produces MGCPFCKPREEVLLYEDKLIRILLDSYPANRGHLLVVPRRHVTHHDDLTEEEKVALIRGIELAMKALSLVLSPNGFNIGINIGETAGQTVEHIHVHVIPRYRGDCRHPRGGVRKAVLDIEDENLAGDKERWLRNRLGEKEIRALRRALNEM; encoded by the coding sequence ATGGGGTGTCCTTTTTGTAAGCCTCGGGAAGAGGTCCTGCTCTACGAGGACAAGCTGATAAGGATACTGCTTGACTCGTATCCAGCAAACAGGGGTCACCTACTCGTAGTTCCTCGGAGGCATGTGACGCATCACGACGACCTCACGGAGGAAGAAAAAGTCGCACTGATTAGGGGCATCGAGCTCGCGATGAAAGCCCTCAGCCTCGTTCTCTCCCCGAACGGGTTTAACATAGGAATAAACATCGGCGAGACAGCAGGTCAGACGGTAGAGCATATCCACGTTCACGTGATTCCGAGGTATAGAGGAGACTGCAGGCATCCAAGGGGAGGTGTAAGGAAGGCTGTACTCGACATCGAGGACGAGAACTTAGCAGGGGACAAGGAAAGGTGGCTCAGGAATAGGCTAGGGGAAAAAGAAATCAGGGCCCTCAGGAGGGCACTGAATGAAATGTGA
- a CDS encoding AI-2E family transporter: MKCETVVWIAIGIVILYMAFRIIGTFFSPLFFAFVTAYALYPVHTRLSEKIGSKTSATLLLLILLSCGIGTLLLLVYTLTPLISEAYEYLRDAERLVSGLKLPLGLSDAISSITTQMMGGLQDFLLSFTFSIPKYLLQLVVYLSFVYFFLVRGRELVDLLRFQNERLNRIIERGNLTLQALIRAWLLLNIAKGILMTLGFLIFRVSDLPTALLAGLLTVFFSFVPLFEGWMIWVVGAFYLFRAGRVLTALAFAIYGFIFVSPLPDFTIRPRIVAREAKFNEIIVLIGMIGGTWGLGLKGLIIGPIVLNVAIEILREWKSLKGKEVS; encoded by the coding sequence ATGAAATGTGAAACGGTGGTTTGGATTGCCATTGGCATTGTGATTCTTTACATGGCTTTCAGAATCATCGGCACCTTCTTCTCCCCACTATTTTTTGCCTTTGTGACGGCCTACGCTCTCTATCCTGTCCACACTCGCCTCTCGGAGAAAATAGGTTCTAAGACATCGGCGACCCTTCTCCTCCTTATCCTCCTCTCCTGCGGAATTGGGACACTGCTTCTCCTTGTCTACACGCTCACACCCCTCATTTCGGAAGCTTATGAATATCTTAGGGACGCTGAGAGACTCGTTAGTGGCCTTAAGCTCCCCCTTGGTCTTTCCGATGCTATCTCCTCGATAACCACCCAGATGATGGGAGGGCTGCAGGACTTCCTCCTATCCTTCACCTTTTCGATTCCGAAATACCTGCTCCAGCTCGTCGTTTACTTGTCCTTCGTTTATTTCTTCCTGGTTAGGGGTAGGGAACTTGTTGACCTTCTGAGGTTCCAGAACGAACGCCTTAATAGGATCATTGAGAGGGGCAACCTAACGCTCCAAGCCCTCATAAGAGCATGGCTCCTTCTAAACATCGCCAAGGGAATCCTTATGACCTTGGGATTCTTAATATTCAGGGTTTCCGACCTGCCTACAGCCCTCCTCGCCGGTCTGCTGACGGTCTTCTTCTCTTTCGTGCCCCTTTTCGAGGGATGGATGATATGGGTGGTCGGAGCATTCTATCTTTTCAGGGCGGGCAGGGTTCTCACTGCCCTTGCCTTCGCCATCTACGGCTTCATTTTTGTATCTCCCCTCCCCGACTTCACGATAAGACCAAGAATAGTGGCTAGGGAGGCCAAGTTCAACGAGATAATCGTCCTCATAGGGATGATAGGCGGGACATGGGGCCTCGGGCTGAAGGGCCTCATAATAGGGCCCATAGTCCTAAACGTTGCCATAGAAATCCTCAGGGAATGGAAAAGCCTTAAAGGGAAGGAAGTATCTTGA
- a CDS encoding ABC transporter ATP-binding protein: MSLVRISNISKSYEGKKVLDGINLEVKKGEIFCVMGHSGAGKTTLLRILALLERPDSGEYVFDGKPVNWSRPGELRKSITMVFQTPVMFNTTVFKNIAYGLKLRGYSKAEIEKKVHEVLSLVRLKGYEKRKAKTLSGGEKQRVAIARAIVLEPKLLLMDEPTANLDPTNSAIIEDIVREITKENGTTIVFSTHNMFQAKRLADRVAHMYAGRIVEVGKTKEVFERPKSELTKRFINGELF, from the coding sequence ATGAGCCTCGTGAGGATCAGCAACATCTCCAAGTCATATGAAGGGAAGAAGGTTCTCGACGGGATAAACCTTGAGGTCAAAAAGGGCGAGATATTCTGCGTTATGGGGCACAGTGGAGCAGGGAAGACCACCCTGCTGAGGATTTTGGCCCTGCTTGAGAGGCCCGATTCTGGAGAGTACGTTTTCGATGGGAAGCCCGTCAACTGGAGCCGGCCGGGGGAGCTGAGAAAAAGCATTACCATGGTGTTTCAGACCCCGGTAATGTTCAACACGACCGTTTTCAAGAACATCGCCTATGGGTTAAAGCTGAGGGGCTACTCTAAGGCTGAGATAGAGAAAAAAGTTCACGAGGTGCTCTCCCTCGTGAGGCTTAAGGGCTACGAAAAGAGAAAGGCCAAAACGCTGTCCGGCGGAGAAAAGCAGAGGGTTGCAATAGCGAGAGCGATAGTTCTTGAGCCGAAGCTCCTCCTGATGGACGAGCCTACAGCCAATCTTGACCCAACGAACTCGGCTATAATAGAGGACATCGTGAGGGAGATTACCAAGGAGAACGGCACGACGATAGTATTCTCGACCCACAACATGTTCCAGGCGAAGAGGCTCGCAGACAGGGTCGCCCACATGTACGCTGGAAGGATAGTTGAAGTTGGCAAAACTAAGGAAGTGTTCGAAAGACCAAAAAGTGAACTAACAAAAAGATTCATTAATGGGGAACTTTTCTGA
- a CDS encoding secondary thiamine-phosphate synthase enzyme YjbQ produces the protein MVEKISFRTSREVEIIDITGKVADIVKRSGVGSGIALVFTKHTTTAVIINENEPGLLGDLEELLSRLVPRGAGYRHDRIDDNAHSHLRGILLGPSVAVPVEEGRLLLGTWQRILFVELDGPRNREVYVKVCRC, from the coding sequence ATGGTGGAAAAGATATCTTTCAGAACTTCGAGGGAGGTCGAGATCATCGATATAACGGGAAAAGTGGCTGACATCGTTAAGAGGAGCGGCGTTGGGAGTGGCATCGCTCTCGTATTCACCAAGCACACGACGACAGCCGTAATAATAAACGAGAACGAGCCGGGTCTCCTTGGGGATCTGGAGGAGCTTCTATCGAGGCTAGTCCCGAGAGGTGCCGGCTACAGGCACGACCGCATAGACGACAATGCCCATTCTCACCTCAGAGGTATTCTCCTTGGTCCGAGCGTTGCCGTCCCCGTGGAGGAGGGCAGGCTCCTCCTTGGTACCTGGCAGAGGATACTCTTCGTGGAGCTCGATGGACCGAGGAATAGAGAGGTTTACGTCAAAGTCTGCAGGTGCTAG
- a CDS encoding TBP-interacting protein, with product MRFKELDEKLKKVYAKVRGLDDYYWSIQDGEVRGIHKRSGMRVRIRIAEGREHADKMSREKEVGVIDLIVIPGKGTFYLNNGTFIMSLKFLRPTLQDVSDHIVWSGFKVVEKDGALVQEDFYEYLGGRLIEHLKRNMIGGRDYVFWQFYRCPYCNKYVDIESLPRHMKAHGEDVKEWSEEKYEVLEINFADGKVYNKFGKEVPMEEFSEEAVDFIKESFEEE from the coding sequence GTGAGATTCAAGGAGCTCGACGAGAAGCTCAAGAAGGTTTACGCCAAAGTCAGGGGCCTTGACGATTACTATTGGAGCATCCAAGATGGAGAAGTCCGAGGCATCCACAAGAGGAGCGGGATGAGGGTCAGGATAAGGATAGCGGAGGGAAGAGAGCATGCCGACAAGATGAGCAGGGAGAAGGAGGTAGGCGTGATAGACCTCATAGTGATCCCGGGCAAGGGAACCTTCTATCTCAACAACGGGACGTTCATAATGTCCCTAAAGTTCTTAAGACCGACCCTTCAGGATGTTTCGGATCACATAGTCTGGAGCGGCTTCAAGGTAGTCGAGAAGGACGGGGCTCTCGTCCAGGAGGACTTCTACGAGTACCTCGGAGGCAGGCTCATAGAGCATCTGAAGAGAAACATGATAGGCGGTAGGGACTACGTCTTCTGGCAGTTTTACAGGTGTCCCTACTGCAACAAGTACGTGGATATAGAGAGCCTGCCGAGGCACATGAAAGCCCATGGAGAGGACGTAAAGGAGTGGAGCGAGGAGAAGTACGAGGTCCTCGAGATAAACTTTGCCGATGGTAAGGTTTACAACAAGTTTGGGAAGGAAGTTCCGATGGAGGAGTTCAGCGAGGAGGCGGTAGATTTCATAAAGGAAAGCTTCGAGGAGGAGTGA
- a CDS encoding bifunctional hydroxymethylpyrimidine kinase/phosphomethylpyrimidine kinase, which yields MLARVRDLRPYVKTALTIAGSDSGGGAGVEADLKTFSAFGVHGLVAVTAVTAQNTNSIIAVHEVPPEVVVKQIEAVAEDIGVDAAKTGMLSNAEIVRAVARTLKRYDFPLVVDPVMVSKTGVTLLTEGAIGVLVDELFPRATLVTPNRFEAEKLSGMTIRTLEDARRAARAIAEETGAEGVIIKGGHIEGGDAVDVLYYQGHFREYRAPRVEGCTHGTGCSFSAAITANLAKGLSLEEAISLAKEFITLGIVTGHRIGHGHCPVNPIAWLEIPAEKWRVYEALKKAVREFERMNPVALIPEVGANFVYALPKPYARDKKDVAGVKGRIVRYGRSVKAVGPVEFGASDHLARAVLRFMDFHPEVRSALNLRYSEGLVEKAEKVGLVVSFYDRREEPPEVKAREGATIPWGIETAIRRAGRRPDLIYHLGDWGKEPMAIIFGETPQDVLRKLSLLLK from the coding sequence ATGCTCGCTAGGGTGAGAGATTTGAGGCCTTACGTTAAGACGGCACTCACGATAGCGGGTAGCGACAGCGGGGGAGGTGCCGGTGTAGAGGCAGACCTTAAGACGTTCTCTGCCTTCGGCGTCCACGGGCTTGTCGCCGTTACAGCGGTTACGGCCCAGAATACCAATTCCATAATCGCCGTCCATGAGGTTCCACCTGAAGTCGTGGTGAAGCAGATAGAGGCCGTCGCCGAGGACATAGGCGTTGACGCGGCCAAGACCGGCATGCTGAGTAACGCGGAAATAGTGAGGGCCGTCGCGAGAACCCTAAAGAGGTACGACTTTCCACTGGTCGTTGATCCCGTGATGGTATCGAAGACAGGTGTAACGCTCTTAACGGAGGGCGCCATAGGGGTGCTTGTGGATGAACTCTTCCCCCGAGCAACCCTTGTGACACCCAACAGGTTTGAGGCCGAGAAGCTGAGTGGGATGACTATCAGAACCCTGGAGGACGCTAGGAGGGCCGCGAGAGCCATAGCAGAGGAAACTGGAGCTGAAGGCGTGATAATCAAGGGGGGACATATTGAAGGCGGTGATGCTGTTGATGTGCTCTACTACCAGGGGCATTTCAGAGAGTACAGGGCACCGAGAGTCGAGGGATGCACCCATGGAACTGGTTGCTCCTTTTCAGCCGCCATAACGGCCAACCTCGCCAAAGGCTTGTCCCTCGAGGAGGCAATATCCCTCGCCAAGGAGTTCATAACCCTCGGCATAGTAACCGGCCATAGAATAGGACACGGTCACTGCCCTGTTAACCCTATCGCCTGGCTAGAGATTCCGGCCGAGAAGTGGAGGGTCTATGAGGCTCTCAAAAAGGCTGTAAGGGAGTTCGAGCGGATGAACCCCGTCGCCCTGATTCCGGAGGTTGGCGCGAACTTCGTTTACGCCTTACCCAAGCCCTATGCCCGCGATAAAAAGGACGTGGCTGGCGTGAAGGGCAGGATAGTCCGTTATGGTCGCTCCGTTAAGGCAGTGGGTCCCGTTGAGTTCGGGGCAAGCGACCACCTAGCAAGGGCCGTCCTGAGATTTATGGACTTCCATCCGGAGGTCAGGAGCGCCCTGAACTTAAGATACAGCGAGGGCCTCGTCGAGAAGGCGGAGAAGGTTGGGCTTGTCGTGTCCTTCTACGACAGGCGAGAGGAGCCTCCCGAGGTCAAGGCTAGAGAAGGAGCCACGATTCCCTGGGGCATCGAGACTGCCATAAGGAGGGCTGGAAGGAGACCGGATCTGATATACCACCTCGGGGACTGGGGTAAGGAGCCCATGGCAATAATTTTCGGCGAAACTCCTCAGGATGTCCTAAGGAAACTGTCCCTCCTGCTCAAGTGA
- a CDS encoding ubiquitin-like small modifier protein 1 encodes MKVRVRYFARFRDLAGVGEEDVELPEGATVRDLIELIKDRHPRFKDEVFGEGHDEDADVNISVNGRYVDWDQELHDGDVVGIFPPVSGG; translated from the coding sequence ATGAAGGTTAGGGTGAGGTATTTCGCTAGGTTTAGGGACTTGGCGGGCGTCGGAGAAGAAGATGTGGAGCTACCGGAGGGTGCCACCGTGAGGGACCTAATCGAGCTTATAAAAGATAGGCACCCGAGGTTCAAGGACGAGGTCTTCGGAGAGGGGCACGATGAGGATGCGGATGTGAACATCTCGGTGAACGGGAGGTACGTTGACTGGGATCAGGAACTCCACGATGGGGATGTCGTTGGGATATTCCCACCAGTCAGCGGCGGCTAG
- a CDS encoding ribonuclease III family protein translates to MELDRGLAKLGDAIVNFLFSLALTEFLGRPTGDRVPNASLAIALDLAGLSKDLKRMDKHGKGDYAEALIAKAWLNGLLNVEEAVRIIRENLTEDVTDFSKKKEAIGRALAPLLKLIAERITFAQA, encoded by the coding sequence ATGGAACTTGACAGGGGGCTCGCGAAGCTTGGCGATGCTATTGTGAACTTCCTCTTTTCCCTCGCACTTACGGAATTCCTTGGGAGACCAACGGGAGACAGAGTCCCCAACGCCTCTCTCGCCATTGCCCTCGACCTAGCGGGTCTCTCCAAGGACCTCAAGAGGATGGACAAGCATGGAAAAGGGGACTATGCGGAGGCCCTCATCGCCAAGGCCTGGCTTAACGGCCTACTCAATGTGGAGGAGGCAGTAAGGATAATCCGGGAGAACCTGACCGAGGATGTGACCGACTTCTCGAAGAAAAAGGAGGCAATAGGAAGGGCCCTTGCCCCCCTCCTCAAACTCATTGCCGAAAGAATTACCTTCGCTCAAGCTTGA
- a CDS encoding iron-containing alcohol dehydrogenase has translation MRGFFFLNTKVVLGRESLSYLEKALRGKERVLFLSSRSMRTHGFLKEAMDYAEEAGALVEAITSVPAEPTIDAVEELLPKVREFSPDALVAIGGGSVIDVAKAVKVFYDVPDVEFDKVAFFSRFQRPEPLPKLRTPLIAVPSTSGAGSEVSAATVIKKDGIKYTIVSPEITPDVAILDPRLPEKMPPEVAKNSGLDVLVHAIEAYVSKAATPFSDAMAIKAALTVFESLERSVKRDTEAREAMHYAATMAGIAFLNGRLGLVHAMSHKAAWMGPHGLLNAILLPYVMEFNMARARELYERLARELGLRDAGELLERVRELNEALSVPMLSELAEEDVFMERLDEMSRKAYEDPLVSFNPVEPKVDEIREIYLRAFRGE, from the coding sequence ATGAGGGGCTTCTTCTTCCTGAACACGAAGGTCGTTCTCGGGAGGGAAAGCCTGTCGTATTTAGAGAAGGCCCTCAGAGGCAAGGAGAGGGTTCTCTTCTTATCGAGCAGGTCCATGAGAACCCACGGCTTCCTAAAGGAGGCGATGGACTACGCCGAAGAGGCGGGGGCCCTCGTCGAGGCAATAACGTCCGTTCCAGCCGAACCCACGATAGATGCAGTCGAGGAGCTACTTCCAAAGGTCAGGGAGTTTTCCCCCGACGCCCTCGTCGCGATAGGCGGGGGGAGCGTGATAGATGTCGCCAAAGCCGTGAAAGTGTTTTACGACGTTCCAGACGTGGAATTCGATAAAGTCGCCTTCTTCAGCCGGTTCCAGAGGCCTGAACCTCTCCCCAAGCTCAGGACACCGCTGATTGCCGTGCCCTCAACGAGCGGCGCTGGAAGCGAAGTCTCCGCGGCCACCGTGATCAAAAAGGACGGGATAAAGTACACCATCGTGAGCCCCGAGATAACGCCGGACGTCGCGATACTCGATCCAAGGCTCCCCGAGAAGATGCCTCCAGAAGTTGCCAAGAACTCGGGCCTCGACGTCCTTGTCCACGCTATTGAAGCCTACGTCTCCAAGGCGGCCACACCCTTCAGCGATGCCATGGCCATCAAGGCCGCATTGACGGTCTTTGAAAGCCTTGAGAGGAGCGTAAAAAGGGATACCGAGGCAAGGGAAGCCATGCACTACGCGGCCACGATGGCGGGCATCGCCTTCCTCAACGGGCGTCTTGGCCTTGTTCACGCCATGAGCCACAAGGCCGCATGGATGGGGCCCCACGGCCTTCTGAACGCTATATTGCTTCCTTACGTCATGGAGTTCAACATGGCGAGGGCGAGAGAGCTCTACGAGAGGCTCGCGAGGGAGCTGGGTCTTAGGGATGCGGGGGAGCTCCTGGAGAGGGTGCGTGAGCTGAACGAGGCCCTCAGCGTTCCAATGCTCAGCGAACTCGCTGAGGAAGATGTCTTTATGGAGAGGCTCGATGAGATGTCAAGAAAGGCCTATGAGGACCCGCTCGTTTCCTTCAACCCAGTTGAACCAAAGGTGGATGAGATTAGGGAGATATACCTCCGGGCCTTCCGTGGGGAGTGA
- a CDS encoding nicotinamidase, with protein sequence MPEEALIVVDMQRDFMPGGALPVPDGDRIIPRVNEYIRRFREKGALIVATRDWHPDNHISFRELGGPWPRHCVQNTPGAEFVVELPADAVIISKATEPDKEAYSGFEGTNLAGILKEKGVRRVYICGVATEYCVKATALDAVKHGFEVYLLKDAVKGIKPGDEEMAIREMEEAGVKILPSL encoded by the coding sequence ATGCCCGAGGAGGCCCTTATAGTTGTTGACATGCAGAGGGATTTCATGCCCGGCGGTGCTCTGCCCGTTCCTGACGGCGACAGGATAATCCCCCGCGTGAACGAGTACATAAGGCGGTTCAGGGAGAAGGGAGCATTGATAGTCGCCACGAGGGACTGGCACCCCGATAACCACATCAGCTTTAGGGAGCTTGGCGGCCCTTGGCCGAGGCACTGTGTTCAAAACACTCCAGGGGCAGAGTTCGTGGTGGAACTTCCGGCCGATGCGGTGATAATATCCAAAGCCACGGAGCCTGACAAGGAGGCCTACTCCGGTTTCGAGGGAACGAACCTCGCCGGGATACTAAAGGAAAAGGGCGTTAGACGCGTCTACATATGCGGCGTTGCCACCGAGTATTGTGTCAAGGCCACAGCCCTCGATGCTGTGAAGCACGGCTTCGAGGTTTACCTACTGAAGGATGCCGTCAAGGGCATTAAGCCTGGGGACGAGGAGATGGCCATAAGGGAAATGGAAGAAGCCGGAGTCAAGATACTTCCTTCCCTTTAA
- a CDS encoding ABC transporter permease: MAWDYIIQGFSEAVKLIDDPYVIEIAIRSIKVSGIATLMAVAWSLPISVLLGLKDFPGKWLVKTLINGLMGVPTVIWGLVLYLMFVPLGPLGSLGLLYTEMGISVGQALLITPIIMSIVVNSLESIEGEIRELALTLGADEIRASFQVVRESIGGIVLAIIAAFNRAISELGIALMIGGNIYVRGGVYNTRVLTTAIQMYTVRAEISIAIALGIILMGIVLAVNLLSNLVRKWLE; the protein is encoded by the coding sequence ATGGCGTGGGACTACATAATCCAGGGATTTTCAGAGGCGGTGAAGCTTATAGACGATCCGTATGTGATAGAGATAGCCATCCGTTCCATCAAGGTTTCAGGCATAGCTACACTGATGGCGGTGGCATGGTCTCTGCCTATTTCAGTGCTCCTCGGCCTGAAGGACTTCCCCGGCAAGTGGCTGGTTAAGACCCTTATAAACGGTCTCATGGGAGTCCCGACCGTTATCTGGGGGCTAGTGCTCTACCTTATGTTCGTCCCCCTCGGCCCGCTCGGTTCCCTCGGCCTTCTCTACACGGAGATGGGGATAAGCGTCGGTCAAGCATTGTTGATAACCCCGATAATCATGAGCATAGTCGTGAACTCTCTGGAGTCGATAGAGGGCGAGATTAGGGAGCTGGCCTTAACTCTCGGTGCCGATGAGATACGTGCATCCTTCCAGGTGGTCAGAGAGAGCATCGGCGGGATAGTATTGGCGATTATTGCGGCCTTCAACAGGGCAATATCCGAGCTCGGCATAGCCCTCATGATAGGAGGTAACATCTACGTCAGGGGCGGCGTTTACAACACCAGGGTTCTCACCACGGCAATACAGATGTACACCGTCAGGGCGGAGATAAGCATAGCTATTGCCCTTGGCATAATCCTCATGGGCATAGTCCTTGCCGTGAACCTGCTCTCAAACCTCGTGAGGAAGTGGTTGGAATGA
- a CDS encoding sugar phosphate isomerase/epimerase family protein translates to MKVGVNSYIIREISGHGFSVDELPVDVVELGFDDTPVLSEEGIDWEVLHGILSLDINFTIHAPCSDGKNVSIDLGVNSRRNIRIMENVFKIAQLLDARYVVVHGGDIRESYHKAFINTRKQLMEIATIAEDYGIKLVVENLTDNRIGAFPHELLPFLEENVSVCFDIGHAFLTSMKYGININEYFLLPGIEHVHLHDNNGVRDEHKAMGEGCIKFDTLLFRVLSHKPKNVIWEIRDYWIKENILKSILSVKKAKPMKVGI, encoded by the coding sequence ATGAAAGTCGGTGTGAACTCATACATAATAAGGGAAATCTCCGGACATGGGTTTTCAGTTGACGAACTTCCAGTTGATGTTGTTGAGCTAGGATTTGACGACACCCCCGTTTTAAGTGAGGAGGGCATAGACTGGGAAGTTCTCCATGGGATTTTGTCGCTTGACATAAACTTCACAATTCACGCTCCATGCTCGGATGGAAAAAACGTTTCCATCGACCTTGGCGTAAACTCAAGGAGAAACATAAGAATCATGGAGAACGTGTTTAAAATAGCCCAGCTCCTTGATGCTCGCTATGTCGTCGTTCACGGAGGAGATATCAGAGAGAGCTACCACAAAGCCTTCATAAACACGAGAAAACAACTTATGGAGATTGCAACCATAGCGGAGGATTATGGGATAAAACTTGTTGTTGAAAACCTCACGGACAACAGGATTGGGGCATTCCCGCATGAGCTTTTGCCGTTCCTTGAAGAAAACGTCTCTGTGTGCTTTGACATTGGACACGCATTTCTTACCTCCATGAAATACGGAATAAACATTAACGAATATTTCCTTTTGCCCGGCATAGAACACGTTCATTTGCATGACAACAACGGTGTGAGGGATGAGCATAAAGCAATGGGTGAAGGCTGCATAAAGTTTGACACTCTTCTCTTCAGAGTGCTTTCACACAAGCCAAAGAACGTTATCTGGGAAATTAGAGATTACTGGATCAAGGAGAACATCTTAAAGAGCATACTTTCGGTTAAAAAAGCTAAACCTATGAAGGTAGGCATATGA